From the Lentimicrobium sp. L6 genome, one window contains:
- a CDS encoding ABC transporter ATP-binding protein — MIEAINISKSFGEHQVLKSVSAQFEKGKNNLIIGKSGAGKTVLLKCLVGLHEVDDGHIDFDGRNFSEMKMKDRKQIRKEIGMLFQGGALFDSYNVEDNVMFPLNMFTTMSEEEKLERVNLVLERVKLVNSNKLMPGELSGGMIKRVAIARAISNSPKYLFCDEPNSGLDPNTAGVIDDLIAEITEEYDIVTIVNTHDMNSVLKIGDHISFVNEGQICWQGNRDEILDSDNEILNDFVFSTELTKRLKQSKYR; from the coding sequence ATGATTGAAGCCATAAATATATCGAAGAGCTTTGGAGAACATCAAGTTCTAAAATCTGTTTCTGCTCAATTTGAGAAAGGAAAGAATAACCTAATTATTGGTAAGAGTGGGGCAGGGAAAACTGTTCTATTGAAATGTTTGGTCGGATTACATGAGGTAGACGATGGTCATATCGATTTTGATGGTCGAAACTTTTCAGAAATGAAAATGAAAGACCGCAAACAGATTCGAAAAGAGATTGGAATGTTATTTCAAGGAGGAGCTTTATTCGATAGCTATAATGTGGAAGATAACGTGATGTTTCCTCTCAATATGTTTACCACCATGAGCGAAGAAGAAAAGCTCGAACGAGTAAATCTAGTTTTAGAACGAGTAAAATTGGTTAATTCTAATAAATTAATGCCAGGAGAATTGAGTGGTGGAATGATTAAACGTGTTGCCATAGCTCGTGCCATCTCCAATAGTCCAAAGTACCTGTTTTGTGATGAACCCAATAGTGGACTTGATCCTAATACAGCAGGTGTGATCGATGACTTAATTGCCGAGATTACTGAGGAATATGATATTGTGACCATTGTGAATACCCATGATATGAATTCTGTTTTAAAGATAGGGGATCATATTTCATTTGTAAATGAAGGCCAAATTTGTTGGCAAGGAAACCGAGATGAAATTCTAGATTCAGATAATGAAATATTAAATGATTTTGTATTCTCTACAGAATTAACTAAAAGATTAAAACAATCAAAATATAGATAA
- a CDS encoding CvpA family protein, translated as MSILDIVFIIPVVWMAYVGFKKGLVVELSSLVALLLGVFVSLYFSDVTAEFLKETFELKTKYLSLISFIVTFILVVIAVNLIGKLVEKLVDIVALGFLNKSAGGAFGVLKAAVLLSFVLFFIEKADKKKVIISEDLSENSLFYPYVQPIADHLINIYGDIEFDFDADELKEKVLHPNI; from the coding sequence ATGAGCATATTAGATATTGTTTTTATAATTCCAGTGGTTTGGATGGCATATGTGGGTTTTAAAAAGGGATTAGTGGTAGAGTTATCTTCCTTAGTTGCTTTATTACTTGGGGTTTTTGTGAGCCTTTATTTCTCCGATGTTACAGCAGAGTTTTTAAAAGAAACATTTGAACTAAAAACAAAATACCTCTCCTTAATCAGTTTTATTGTTACCTTTATTTTGGTGGTGATTGCTGTTAATCTAATAGGAAAGTTAGTTGAAAAACTAGTTGATATTGTGGCTTTGGGCTTTTTAAATAAAAGTGCTGGGGGAGCTTTTGGAGTATTAAAAGCAGCAGTTCTACTTAGTTTTGTCCTTTTCTTTATCGAAAAAGCAGATAAAAAGAAAGTTATTATCAGTGAGGATTTATCCGAAAATAGCTTGTTCTATCCCTATGTTCAGCCCATAGCAGATCATTTAATCAATATTTATGGAGATATAGAATTTGATTTCGATGCAGATGAGTTAAAAGAGAAAGTCTTGCATCCAAATATATAG
- a CDS encoding ABC transporter permease, with protein MNFFQQTGRYLLFMWQVLSKPEKRKVFYKQLMTEFYAIGVDSFGIVVIISVFMGAVVSILVAYNLDNPLIPMKMIGYSTREMAILEFSPTMISLILAGKVGSSIASQVGTMRVTEQIDALEIMGINPANFLVFPKLIAAILIHPALIVFSMVVSIFGGFIVASLTNLFTPDEYIQGLRSWFDAFTVFYALIKTVVFAIIIVSIAGFQGYIIKGGSIEVGRASTKAVVYASILIIVFNLILTQTILI; from the coding sequence ATGAATTTTTTTCAACAAACAGGTAGGTATCTGTTATTTATGTGGCAAGTTTTATCTAAGCCAGAGAAGCGTAAAGTGTTTTATAAGCAATTGATGACCGAGTTTTATGCTATTGGTGTAGATTCTTTTGGCATAGTAGTTATCATCTCTGTGTTTATGGGAGCTGTAGTATCTATATTAGTAGCTTATAATCTTGACAATCCTCTTATTCCTATGAAAATGATTGGTTATTCCACCAGGGAAATGGCCATTTTGGAATTTAGTCCTACCATGATTAGTTTGATTCTGGCCGGAAAAGTAGGTTCTAGTATTGCTTCACAAGTAGGAACCATGAGAGTGACAGAACAAATTGATGCCCTAGAAATCATGGGAATAAATCCAGCAAACTTTTTGGTATTCCCTAAGCTCATTGCAGCCATTCTAATTCATCCAGCATTAATTGTGTTCTCTATGGTGGTCAGTATTTTTGGTGGTTTTATAGTAGCTTCTCTAACTAATCTTTTCACCCCTGATGAATATATACAGGGTTTGAGATCTTGGTTCGATGCTTTCACCGTGTTTTATGCTTTAATTAAAACGGTGGTGTTTGCTATTATCATTGTGAGCATTGCAGGGTTTCAAGGGTATATTATCAAAGGAGGTTCTATTGAGGTGGGGCGTGCCAGTACTAAAGCTGTAGTTTATGCCAGTATTTTAATAATTGTTTTCAATCTAATTTTAACACAAACTATTTTAATATGA